A genomic segment from Sparus aurata chromosome 20, fSpaAur1.1, whole genome shotgun sequence encodes:
- the ccdc186 gene encoding coiled-coil domain-containing protein 186 isoform X1, with translation MHMMEGSEVESASEPVNQLHNSTSNVDEEEQISHNGADEADKCSQAKVEAQLDSELIETAADVQMDTETKLEALSCSQEHEERSELDADTGCGSSEVLNEAGGALVAPVTNLDDVVESSPSVLEGTIETLLTFDEANDSHATTPNSNEQPSILVKNGSTEPSLAGDSGSAESPSSVQSASKNSPTNSTTTSGISNGPSTPSSDTVSSSPASSPQTSTVSAPSHSLSSPYDTDCSRKLISQIQRSLSQESLLDELESELLACQLPEGESGGERKGSPTVNGVPTDKEGCMMVFEKCVQYKYAQQEKAIQRLLEENKRHQELILGICSEKDNMRDELKKRAETEKLHMATIKKLEGRVEELLKELRESRDKLIHHDQGAKAALQQMQKETAFRLEQVNKKCDEARQEKEAMVMKYVRGEKEALDLRREKESLEKRLREATKEVDRQALRGNQLAQEKGRLQQLYDAKEGEVSRSTREVEKLKEEINSHLIKVKWAQNKLKSEADAHKETKDKLRETTSKLVQAKEETEQIRKNCQDMIRTYQESEELKSNALDAKLRETKGELEKHKQEQTDQLEVHRVKAKELEDLKRSYKEAMDELITLRTKLKCLEDERPRWEDELSKYREIINRQKAEIGRQREKMEEITVLQEQQERDKQEITSLREEVDGLTGQMADLQRDVQGSREREAELLGFTEKLSSKNAQLQYESNALQSQLDQISSSFTELQGNLEETSGQLDDKSRQLKREEMLRQQEVQGLQEERAALQTEVAQLKTRVEELRDELVTQKRKQAANIKDLTKQLTQARKKLEQVENGGCDRDASSMGSRSSSSGTTAGFGSLNARHGGSSGVEERSPENQSGPSVVVVDSFPEVDKTVLVDRIVRLQKALARKQEKIEFMEDHIKQLVEEIRKKTKIIQSYVLREETGALSSEASDINKAHLSRRGGIMASLYTSHPADSGLTLDLSLEINRKLQAVLEDTLLKNITLKENLQTLGAEIERLIKQQRGPDDGVRAK, from the exons ATGCACATGATGGAAGGATCAGAGGTCGAATCTGCGTCGGAGCCAGTGAATCAGCTTCACAACAGCACGTCCAACGTAGACGAGGAGGAACAGATCTCACACAACGGTGCAGATGAGGCAGACAAGTGCAGTCAAGCAAAAGTTGAAGCACAGCTCGACAGTGAATTAATCGAGACAGCCGCAGATGTTCAGATGGACACAGAGACCAAGTTGGAAGCTCTATCGTGCAGTCAGGAACATGAAGAGAGAAGTGAGCTGGATGCTGATACCGGCTGTGGTAGCAGTGAAGTTTTAAATGAGGCTGGTGGAGCTTTGGTAGCCCCAGTCACCAATTTAGATGATGTGGTAGAAAGCTCTCCATCTGTTCTTGAAGGGACAATAGAAACATTATTGACTTTTGACGAAGCGAACGATTCTCATGCCACCACTCCAAACAGCAATGAGCAGCCATCAATCTTGGTTAAAAATGGTTCCACAGAGCCGTCGCTTGCTGGTGATAGTGGTTCAGCTGAGAGTCCATCATCCGTCCAAAGCGCTTCTAAAAACTCCCCCACCAACTCAACAACCACCTCTGGGATCTCTAATGGCCCGTCTACCCCAAGTTCTGACACTGTCAGCTCCTCACCGGCTTCCAGCCCGCAAACCAGCACCGTGTCAGCCCCCTCTCATTCCTTGTCGAGTCCGTATGACACTGATTGCAGCCGAAAGCTCATTTCCCAGATCCAGCGCTCACTGTCACAggagtcactgctggatgagcTCGAGTCAGAGCTGCTGGCCTGTCAGCTGCCTGAGGGTGAAAGCGGCGGTGAGAGAAAAGGGAGCCCAACTGTCAATGGGGTCCCTACAGACAAAGAGGGCTGCATGATGGTCTTCGAGAAGTGTGTGCAATACAAGTATGCGCAGCAGGAGAAAGCTATTCAGAG GTTGCTCGAAGAGAACAAGAGACATCAGGAGCTGATTCTGGGCATCTGTTCAGAGAAGGATAACATGAGGGACGAGCTGAAAAAGAgggcagagacagagaagcTGCACATGGCCACCATCAAAAAG TTGGAAGGCagggtggaggagctgctgaaaGAGCTGAGGGAGTCGCGGGATAAACTGATTCACCACGACCAGGGAGCTAAGGCCGCCCTCCAGCAGATGCAAAAGGAAACAGCCTTCCGGCTAGAACAG GTGAACAAGAAGTGTGACGAGGCGCGCCAAGAGAAGGAGGCCATGGTGATGAAGTATGTGCGTGGGGAGAAAGAGGCCCTCGACCTGAGGCGGGAGAAGGAGAGTTTGGAGAAGAGGCTAAGGGAAGCCACCAAGGAGGTGGACCGCCAGGCCCTCCGTGGAAACCAGCTGGCTCAGGAGAAAGGCCGGCTGCAGCAGCTGTATGATGCTAAG GAAGGTGAGGTCAGCAGGTCGACTCGAGAGGTGGAAAAGTTGAAGGAGGAGATCAACTCGCACCTTATCAAGGTCAAATGGGCCCAGAACAAACTCAAGAGTGAGGCGGATGCACACAAG GAAACTAAAGACAAACTGAGGGAGACCACGTCCAAGTTGGTCCAGGCCAAAGAAGAGACTGAACAGATCCGCAAGAACTGCCAGGACATGATCCGAACATACCAG GAATCAGAGGAACTCAAGTCCAATGCGCTGGATGCTAAACTGAGAGAGACCAAAGGAGAACTGGAGAAACACAAGCAGGAACAAACAGACCAATTAGAG GTGCACCGAGTGAAAGCCAAGGAGCTGGAAGACCTGAAAAGGAGTTACAAAGAGGCCATGGATGAGCTCATTACTCTACGCACCAAG TTAAAGTGTCTGGAGGACGAGCGACCACGCTGGGAGGATGAGCTGAGCAAGTACAGGGAGATCATCAACCGGCAGAAAGCTGAGATCGGGcgccagagagagaaaatggaagaGATCACTGTGCTCCAGGAGCAGCAGGAACG TGATAAACAGGAGATTACGTCTCTTCGAGAGGAAGTGGATGGCCTGACTGGCCAGATGGCTGACCTCCAGCGTGATGTACAAGGCAGCAGGGAGCGCGAAGCCGAGCTGCTGGGTTTTACTGAGAAGCTGAGCAGCAAGAATGCCCAGCTCCAGTACGAGAGCAACGCACTACAGTCTCAGCTGGATCAGATCTCCAGCAGCTTCACAGAGCTCCAAGGAAACCTGGAGGAAACCAGCGGGCAGCTAGATGACAAG TCTCGGCAGCTGAAACGGGAAGAGATgctgaggcagcaggaggtgcAGGGCCTGCAGGAGGAGCGGGCAGCACTGCAGACAGAAGTGGCCCAACTGAAAACCAGAGTTGAAGAGCTGAGGGATGAGCTGGTGACTCAGAAAAGGAAACAAGCTGCCAACATCAAGGACCTGACAAAACAACTCACGCAAG CCCGTAAGAAACTGGAGCAGGTTGAGAACGGAGGATGTGACCGGGATGCCAGCAGTATGGGTAGTCGCTCAAGTTCCTCAGGTACTACTGCTGGATTTG GCTCCTTGAATGCACGCCATGGTGGTAGCAGTGGTGTTGAAGAGCGGTCACCAGAGAACCAGTCGGGTCCGTCGGTGGTGGTCGTGGACAGCTTCCCAGAGGTCGACAAAACTGTGCTCGTCGATCGAATCGTCCGGCTGCAAAAGGCGCTGGCTCGCAAGCAAGAAAAAATCGAGTTCATGGAGGATCACATCAAGCAACTGGTGGAGGAGATCCGGAAAAAGACCAA
- the ccdc186 gene encoding coiled-coil domain-containing protein 186 isoform X3 has translation MHMMEGSEVESASEPVNQLHNSTSNVDEEEQISHNGADEADKCSQAKVEAQLDSELIETAADVQMDTETKLEALSCSQEHEERSELDADTGCGSSEVLNEAGGALVAPVTNLDDVVESSPSVLEGTIETLLTFDEANDSHATTPNSNEQPSILVKNGSTEPSLAGDSGSAESPSSVQSASKNSPTNSTTTSGISNGPSTPSSDTVSSSPASSPQTSTVSAPSHSLSSPYDTDCSRKLISQIQRSLSQESLLDELESELLACQLPEGESGGERKGSPTVNGVPTDKEGCMMVFEKCVQYKYAQQEKAIQRLLEENKRHQELILGICSEKDNMRDELKKRAETEKLHMATIKKLEGRVEELLKELRESRDKLIHHDQGAKAALQQMQKETAFRLEQVNKKCDEARQEKEAMVMKYVRGEKEALDLRREKESLEKRLREATKEVDRQALRGNQLAQEKGRLQQLYDAKEGEVSRSTREVEKLKEEINSHLIKVKWAQNKLKSEADAHKETKDKLRETTSKLVQAKEETEQIRKNCQDMIRTYQESEELKSNALDAKLRETKGELEKHKQEQTDQLEVHRVKAKELEDLKRSYKEAMDELITLRTKLKCLEDERPRWEDELSKYREIINRQKAEIGRQREKMEEITVLQEQQERDKQEITSLREEVDGLTGQMADLQRDVQGSREREAELLGFTEKLSSKNAQLQYESNALQSQLDQISSSFTELQGNLEETSGQLDDKSRQLKREEMLRQQEVQGLQEERAALQTEVAQLKTRVEELRDELVTQKRKQAANIKDLTKQLTQARKKLEQVENGGCDRDASSMGSRSSSSGTTAGFGSLNARHGGSSGVEERSPENQSGPSVVVVDSFPEVDKTVLVDRIVRLQKALARKQEKIEFMEDHIKQLVEEIRKKTK, from the exons ATGCACATGATGGAAGGATCAGAGGTCGAATCTGCGTCGGAGCCAGTGAATCAGCTTCACAACAGCACGTCCAACGTAGACGAGGAGGAACAGATCTCACACAACGGTGCAGATGAGGCAGACAAGTGCAGTCAAGCAAAAGTTGAAGCACAGCTCGACAGTGAATTAATCGAGACAGCCGCAGATGTTCAGATGGACACAGAGACCAAGTTGGAAGCTCTATCGTGCAGTCAGGAACATGAAGAGAGAAGTGAGCTGGATGCTGATACCGGCTGTGGTAGCAGTGAAGTTTTAAATGAGGCTGGTGGAGCTTTGGTAGCCCCAGTCACCAATTTAGATGATGTGGTAGAAAGCTCTCCATCTGTTCTTGAAGGGACAATAGAAACATTATTGACTTTTGACGAAGCGAACGATTCTCATGCCACCACTCCAAACAGCAATGAGCAGCCATCAATCTTGGTTAAAAATGGTTCCACAGAGCCGTCGCTTGCTGGTGATAGTGGTTCAGCTGAGAGTCCATCATCCGTCCAAAGCGCTTCTAAAAACTCCCCCACCAACTCAACAACCACCTCTGGGATCTCTAATGGCCCGTCTACCCCAAGTTCTGACACTGTCAGCTCCTCACCGGCTTCCAGCCCGCAAACCAGCACCGTGTCAGCCCCCTCTCATTCCTTGTCGAGTCCGTATGACACTGATTGCAGCCGAAAGCTCATTTCCCAGATCCAGCGCTCACTGTCACAggagtcactgctggatgagcTCGAGTCAGAGCTGCTGGCCTGTCAGCTGCCTGAGGGTGAAAGCGGCGGTGAGAGAAAAGGGAGCCCAACTGTCAATGGGGTCCCTACAGACAAAGAGGGCTGCATGATGGTCTTCGAGAAGTGTGTGCAATACAAGTATGCGCAGCAGGAGAAAGCTATTCAGAG GTTGCTCGAAGAGAACAAGAGACATCAGGAGCTGATTCTGGGCATCTGTTCAGAGAAGGATAACATGAGGGACGAGCTGAAAAAGAgggcagagacagagaagcTGCACATGGCCACCATCAAAAAG TTGGAAGGCagggtggaggagctgctgaaaGAGCTGAGGGAGTCGCGGGATAAACTGATTCACCACGACCAGGGAGCTAAGGCCGCCCTCCAGCAGATGCAAAAGGAAACAGCCTTCCGGCTAGAACAG GTGAACAAGAAGTGTGACGAGGCGCGCCAAGAGAAGGAGGCCATGGTGATGAAGTATGTGCGTGGGGAGAAAGAGGCCCTCGACCTGAGGCGGGAGAAGGAGAGTTTGGAGAAGAGGCTAAGGGAAGCCACCAAGGAGGTGGACCGCCAGGCCCTCCGTGGAAACCAGCTGGCTCAGGAGAAAGGCCGGCTGCAGCAGCTGTATGATGCTAAG GAAGGTGAGGTCAGCAGGTCGACTCGAGAGGTGGAAAAGTTGAAGGAGGAGATCAACTCGCACCTTATCAAGGTCAAATGGGCCCAGAACAAACTCAAGAGTGAGGCGGATGCACACAAG GAAACTAAAGACAAACTGAGGGAGACCACGTCCAAGTTGGTCCAGGCCAAAGAAGAGACTGAACAGATCCGCAAGAACTGCCAGGACATGATCCGAACATACCAG GAATCAGAGGAACTCAAGTCCAATGCGCTGGATGCTAAACTGAGAGAGACCAAAGGAGAACTGGAGAAACACAAGCAGGAACAAACAGACCAATTAGAG GTGCACCGAGTGAAAGCCAAGGAGCTGGAAGACCTGAAAAGGAGTTACAAAGAGGCCATGGATGAGCTCATTACTCTACGCACCAAG TTAAAGTGTCTGGAGGACGAGCGACCACGCTGGGAGGATGAGCTGAGCAAGTACAGGGAGATCATCAACCGGCAGAAAGCTGAGATCGGGcgccagagagagaaaatggaagaGATCACTGTGCTCCAGGAGCAGCAGGAACG TGATAAACAGGAGATTACGTCTCTTCGAGAGGAAGTGGATGGCCTGACTGGCCAGATGGCTGACCTCCAGCGTGATGTACAAGGCAGCAGGGAGCGCGAAGCCGAGCTGCTGGGTTTTACTGAGAAGCTGAGCAGCAAGAATGCCCAGCTCCAGTACGAGAGCAACGCACTACAGTCTCAGCTGGATCAGATCTCCAGCAGCTTCACAGAGCTCCAAGGAAACCTGGAGGAAACCAGCGGGCAGCTAGATGACAAG TCTCGGCAGCTGAAACGGGAAGAGATgctgaggcagcaggaggtgcAGGGCCTGCAGGAGGAGCGGGCAGCACTGCAGACAGAAGTGGCCCAACTGAAAACCAGAGTTGAAGAGCTGAGGGATGAGCTGGTGACTCAGAAAAGGAAACAAGCTGCCAACATCAAGGACCTGACAAAACAACTCACGCAAG CCCGTAAGAAACTGGAGCAGGTTGAGAACGGAGGATGTGACCGGGATGCCAGCAGTATGGGTAGTCGCTCAAGTTCCTCAGGTACTACTGCTGGATTTG GCTCCTTGAATGCACGCCATGGTGGTAGCAGTGGTGTTGAAGAGCGGTCACCAGAGAACCAGTCGGGTCCGTCGGTGGTGGTCGTGGACAGCTTCCCAGAGGTCGACAAAACTGTGCTCGTCGATCGAATCGTCCGGCTGCAAAAGGCGCTGGCTCGCAAGCAAGAAAAAATCGAGTTCATGGAGGATCACATCAAGCAACTGGTGGAGGAGATCCGGAAAAAGACCAAGTGA